CCTTAAAACTCAAACAACATCACTTCCAATAGCTATCTTTCAAAATGTCCATGAAATCGTATCGGGTGGCAGTGGTACATCGACAAATGATTGTTTATTTTGGGATTTCTGCCAGAAACATTTGACATACCACGAACAGCAGAGATTCGATGGTTTGAAGAATGTTTCGACCAAGTTAGGCAAAGTAAAGGCATTAATTAGGGCTTCGTTGAATGAGAATTCATTTGGGAGGTATATTTTGACTTGGCTTGATGATCCAAGCCTCGTGGATATCTATGAGCCTTGGGCGTTTATGGTTGATCCAGAGGCAGCGAATTTATTGCCATCAATTGCTGATGGTTTGAATACGATTTTATTTGCTCTCACCGTCGATACACAGGAAGTTGATCTACAAGTGGGCTATGGATTGGCTAGGAAGCCAGAGCCTATTATCTATGCCCCATCGCCGATTGGTTCACTGAAGAAGACCACCGCTATCGAGAGGCCGATTGCAACTATCGAACCAGCAGACGATGTCGTCGTCAAGGAGATTCTAGCAAATAGAGGGAGGAAGGAGTCCTGTAAAGGAAACGAGGAAGCAGTGGCTCGAGTATCAGAAAGTGCTTCTCAAGAAGAAACGATCGATTACGAGCCTGAGCGCCTGGACGAGATTCTCCATGAGATGCTAACGAAAAAGTTCGATCATGAACTTATACCACAGACACCTCAGGTTGATATAGATGGGGACCTAGAAGCTGACACCAAAAGTGAAACCTCTTCACAGTGCAGCAAGTCCTCATCTGCCGTATCAACGGCAAACGTTATCCGTCAGCGAAGCACCGCGGAGCTGGAAGAGAAACTCCGCGACATGACAGAACGCTGCTCTGTCCTTGAAACACAAGTTGCGCAATTGAGTTTGGAGAACAGACAGCTGCGCCGCCTCACACACAATGCTGTCACCGAAACAACGGCCAATTTCTTAATCACTATTCCTCAGGTAAGTTTTAAATTGGCATCAAAAGTTAAAGAACTTAAATGAACTGTTGTTGTTTTCAGGCCAAACTAATTACGACGCGCAGTCGTAACTATTACTCATACGAAGTCCACCTGACGATGCGTGACCGCCTCGAGCATTGGATGGTTATGCGGAGATACAGAGAATTCTATAAGCTGCACAAACAATTGAAGAAAGCCCATCCAGGAATATCAACACTTGAATTCCCGCCAAAGAAACACTTTGGAAATATGAATCGAGTTTTCGTGGAGGAGCGGCGCCAGCAGCTTCAGATTTACTTGATCAGTGTAATGGAGTTTCTGCCTCAAGTGGAGGCATGTCGCAACAAAGAGGACTTGCAGAGAACTTTCCCCTTTTTCCAGGAGCGATAGGGCAAGTCAAGTTTTAGGGTAACGGTAATGTACAAACTTAGACAACAAGAATATTTATTGAGAGtatgaatttttgacatttgtacaaagattaataaaatttataaaaaaaaaaccttaaatctaGAAGCTTTCCTGAGCCTTTTTGGTCTTTAATCTTTCCATGGCGAGTCTTCGATTCTCTGCAATTCTCGCCAACTGTTCCGATGAAAGTTTTGGCTTTTCTGATCGCTCTGGCGTTGGTTCGATTTCGGAAATCGATGTCTGGCTTTGTGGCAGTGGTTGTGCTAGATCACTTTCGTCCAAATTAAAGACTCCCGAGTATGGTGTGGACATTACGTTGGCTCCTCTGCCGAATGCTGGAGTTGTCAACGAACTACCCGACATGGAACTCTGTGGACGGCTGGGTGTCTTGGGAGCCAGTTTCGATATGGCGATCTGCTCACCCAGTAAAGCATCGAACTCATCGAATGGCTCATCCTCCGGTGCCTCTTCGTCTTCATTCTCAGCTTGATTCTCATGAACTATCTGTGGTTGTATCATACCAAGTCGGTATTTGCTCATATGCACCTGGAGAGGTTTCTTCTTGCTCAGGCGTTCAATTGTCGCAACTACATCGTCAAACTTGTAACTGGGATACATTCGATGTGCCCAATGTTGCAATCGTCGCATAACTTCATTCAGATCTTTGCGTTCCTGACCCTTGCCATGGAATTTCATGTCTTTGAAGTAGTCCTCGATTGTGTGAATGCCCCGAGGTCCTTGAAGGGTGTCAACTGTTAGTCTGGGTCTGGGATTTCGTACAGATCGTTGTTTCTTGTGTTCAAGCTTAATTGGTTCGCCACTTTGACCACTTTCGCCACCCATAATGTCATCGTTATCGCCACCTTCCCCATCGGCTCTCTCCTGCTCATCGTCACTGGGAAGTCGATTTTCGTCAACGTTTGCATTGAAGAGATCTTCAACCCCATCCTCACCGAAAAGAgacattttctatatttttaaattttaattggttttgagtttttaaacaacaaacttggtcaatttaaatttattttagcagTAAACAAAAGCGCGGGTCAAATACAGGGCTGGCACATAAATCAAAATGTCATTCAAGAGAATTGTGAGCAAAATAACAGGGGTGTTATAGAGAAAAGTAGTTTCAGAAAACGGAAGAAAAAGAGATTgagttataaatttaaaaatatacggGAATCGCAAATGAATTCAATTGGgagtatttcttttttgaatttattcagATAATGCGTTCTTATgcttagatatattttttgaaaagaaatcatATTGGACTTTTTATTCACCCTGTACAATATCTATTAACATGATTTTGTGAGTATGATTATTCCATAATGAAATCATGGCTTAATATTTATTCCGGGGTGTAGAGATTTtaaattactgtttttttagTAATGAGTCAATTGCGCAggcatatttcaatatttaatcaaTAAGTAGGTAATTAAGGTAAATTCAcagtttatatatttaaactaatttttaccacaAGAATGAACTTTAAATGACAAATGTCATTTCTTAGCCGAGTTTCAAGGAAGACGATAAGCCGATTTATGCCTGAAGTGCTTTGGTGCCATTTACGATGCCCATCCTGCTTAAAGCACCCGCAGACTCCGGATCGGGCTTCGTTAATTTCAAGAGTTTCT
This window of the Eupeodes corollae chromosome 3, idEupCoro1.1, whole genome shotgun sequence genome carries:
- the LOC129949040 gene encoding sorting nexin-29 — encoded protein: MPEINRKIKRDQILNKLIKTAKQCQEQFGGRKELATEKDDATARLLNSLEDAFFFGLKTQTTSLPIAIFQNVHEIVSGGSGTSTNDCLFWDFCQKHLTYHEQQRFDGLKNVSTKLGKVKALIRASLNENSFGRYILTWLDDPSLVDIYEPWAFMVDPEAANLLPSIADGLNTILFALTVDTQEVDLQVGYGLARKPEPIIYAPSPIGSLKKTTAIERPIATIEPADDVVVKEILANRGRKESCKGNEEAVARVSESASQEETIDYEPERLDEILHEMLTKKFDHELIPQTPQVDIDGDLEADTKSETSSQCSKSSSAVSTANVIRQRSTAELEEKLRDMTERCSVLETQVAQLSLENRQLRRLTHNAVTETTANFLITIPQAKLITTRSRNYYSYEVHLTMRDRLEHWMVMRRYREFYKLHKQLKKAHPGISTLEFPPKKHFGNMNRVFVEERRQQLQIYLISVMEFLPQVEACRNKEDLQRTFPFFQER
- the LOC129949047 gene encoding protein TIPIN homolog translates to MSLFGEDGVEDLFNANVDENRLPSDDEQERADGEGGDNDDIMGGESGQSGEPIKLEHKKQRSVRNPRPRLTVDTLQGPRGIHTIEDYFKDMKFHGKGQERKDLNEVMRRLQHWAHRMYPSYKFDDVVATIERLSKKKPLQVHMSKYRLGMIQPQIVHENQAENEDEEAPEDEPFDEFDALLGEQIAISKLAPKTPSRPQSSMSGSSLTTPAFGRGANVMSTPYSGVFNLDESDLAQPLPQSQTSISEIEPTPERSEKPKLSSEQLARIAENRRLAMERLKTKKAQESF